The region CGAAGCGAGAGCTGACGGGGGCGGCTTCGACGTTGTCTTCGATACGACCGGCCACCAAAGCGGCGTCGAGATGGCAATCGAGTACGTCCGCAAAGGTGGACAGGTCGTCGTCGTTGGCCTCCCAGGCGCGCCGAGTGAGCTGTTCATGACACCAGTCGTCCGCGGCGAAGTCGACATAAACACATCGTACGGTTCGACCTGGCGAAACTTCGAACAGTCAATTCGGCTCCTCGATGCCGGTGAGATCGACGCTGACGAAATCACAGATCACTCCTACAGTATCGACGACCCGACTGCCGCGTTCGAAGCGTTCCTCGAGTCTGAAACCTGTAAGCCGTTGTTTTCCTTTTCAAATCTGTAATCGGCCGGCGAGTACCTGTTCTGTACCCGTCAACTGTCGTCTCGAGCAGCCAGTGGCGTTCCCGACAACACAACGTTTAGTATCGATCAATACATCACTTATGTTGACATGGTGCTCGATACGCATACGCACGCGTGGACACGGCCGTCGCGAGAGCGTCCCTGGGTCAACGGCTCGCTCGTCGAGACTGTCGAGACGTTTTCGACAGAGATGATCTACGACGCCGACAGCCTCCGCGCCGATATGGACGCAATCGGCGTCGACGAAGCGGTTGTCGTTGGCTATCCGATCTGTGAATGGACGGACAACGCCTACACCATCGAGTGCGCCGCCGAGTACGACGAACTCTACGGTATCCTCATGCTCGATCAGTTCGCCGACGACGCCGACGAACAACTACGAGAGGCGATGGCCGTCGACGATGTCCTCGGCTTCCGACTCGGGGCGATCTGTCCCTACGACCGTATGTGGGAGACGTTTGACCCAGACGTGAGCTGGCTCGAGGATGCCATCGACGAACCCACGTTCTGGGAGGCTGCCCACGACACGGACGCACTGGTCCAGATACTCGCC is a window of Natronolimnobius sp. AArcel1 DNA encoding:
- a CDS encoding amidohydrolase family protein; its protein translation is MLDTHTHAWTRPSRERPWVNGSLVETVETFSTEMIYDADSLRADMDAIGVDEAVVVGYPICEWTDNAYTIECAAEYDELYGILMLDQFADDADEQLREAMAVDDVLGFRLGAICPYDRMWETFDPDVSWLEDAIDEPTFWEAAHDTDALVQILAHVDQLEQVVDLVETYPDLSYALDHFCHAGPDVAPDDALAPLEPLASDEYDVAVKISEVVHRSEEDFPYTDMHDHVHWLLETFGRERVVWGSDFPNVSDEAAYEESLAWLEHVGTLSKTDREWLTERSFADTVGL